Sequence from the Fulvivirga ligni genome:
GAAAGTCCTTTCTGTACAGAAATAATATCAAAAAAGCGGTTCATCAGTTCCGGAGCATAGTGCTTATAAAGTTGCTCCATTTTAGCTCTTGGCAATCTGTAAGCAAATTCAAAGGCAGCTCTTGAGAATATTTTCTGCTGTAGGTTCTCCGTTATTCTCAACTGATAAATTTGTAAAACCCCAGTTATGGCAATGCCCAGCACCACCAAAAATACCAAGACCACCCATGAGGTGCTGATTTGACCACCCTGAATGAAGTTAATAATGGCCTGAATACCCAGCGGTAAGGACAGGCTGATCAGTCCATTGAAAATGGAATAGATATATACGTTTCTGATCTCCTTTCCATCGGGTTTTAGGAGCCGCCAAAATCGCTGCGTAGGGGTTAGTGAATTATTAAATTCTTCCATAATTAAATTCCTAATGCTTTAAATGCCAAGTCTTTATAAAATTGAGTAATGCAGCTATTGTCGTTTATTCCATCAGTGAGGCGCGGTAGATGTTCCGCAAAATATCGCTGATGATGCCCACCTTCTATTATGGTAGACATGAGCATATGAGGGTATTGATAATCCGGGTTGATCTCCAAAATAATAGCGCTTACCCTGGCCACTAGTTGCTTATAGCCCTGGAACACGCCGGCTTTATTATCCTGATCTACTTCTTTGGTAAAGTAAGCCTTCACAGATTCATTAATTACAATCTGATATAGCAGCGTCTCATCGATATGGGAAATGCTTTCATCTTCTGTCACTTCTTCAGTGAGCACCTTAATCGCTTTCTCTAATCGATCTATGGGTGATGAAATGTTGGCTAAGCCAAATACTAATCTATACTCCATCCAAGCCCAATACCAGGCCGTTAAATAGAGTAGAAGTTTATGCTTACTTTCAAAGTATCGATAAATAGAGGCCTCCGTAGAGCCAATTTCCTTACCAAGTTTCCGAAATGTAAAGGCCTCAAAACCCAGCTGATTGATCATCTCAATACTGCCAGTAAGGATGCGTTTACCCAAATCACTGGATAAAGGATCCTTAATATAGGTATTATGATTACCCTGGATTACGAATTGTAAATCTTCCATACCAAAATGATAGTATTACTATTATTTTAGTATGTAACGCAAGCAGCTATAGGCTTTGTTTCACAAAAATGAAATTCTAATCGTATTTTAATCTCATATTAAAGATTACTCTGGAAAGAAGCGCATGGGTAAGCCGAAGTCTTTCTATAGCCTTATTTTGCAAGTACCATTTCGTCAAAATATATATTATCCAAGCCGGTAAGCACAAAACTATCAAAGAAATGAACATTAAAGGAGCCAGAAAGCCAAAAGCTCCAAAGCCAATCAATTCTTTGGGATCTTTAGTAAGCCATGAGTTCTTCACCAATCCAGGCCAATGATCAATTTCATGTTGAATACGTTGATCCTCAACATATGCATCCTGAAGATAAATGATCATTTCTTCTACCTGTTGAATGAGGTCTATATATGAGGCATCCAATTTCCCATCAATCTGCTTTTGCATCCTCATTTGCATATCTTCCAGATAGCTTATGGTTTTAAGATGTTCTATAGTAGCCTTTTTTATAACTCAGAATATTGATCTTTCTTCTTTCTTAAAGTGAGCACCATGGCTATTACAATACAAGTTTGCCCAAGAATACCAGTGATGGGTGAAAAACCAAAACCATTCATAATCCCTTGATAGAGATTCAAAATAATTAAGATGCTACTTGCTGATAGAACAATATACGGCCCTGCTTTCTTCCATTTATGCCACATGATACAACCCTTTTAATTCTTAAACTAAGATGAAGAAAATGAGGCATCTATGAAAAGAAAGCAGGAAAAAATTGCCGCTTTCGGGGTTTCTTTTAGAAGTATCTCTCTATGTCGTACTGATCTTTGGAAAGATTAAGCTCCACCATTAGAGATAGTTCATGTGTACCATAGTTATCTCTCACCAGCTTATTGGTTGAAAGCTCAAATGAATATCCAAAACGAAATTTTCTATTGATCTGAAGCTGGGTGTTCACCGCCACGCCGTTAAGATTTCTCAGTGTTACACCCGCCCAGATGGTGTTAGCAAATAGTGCATTCATGCTAATATCTGCAGAGAGTTGGGCGTTTGAAGTGTAGCGCACCAGAAATGTTGGCTTAAATAGTATTTCTGATACAGATTTTGATTTGATCACCCATCCGCCACTGAGGTAATAATGAGGTTTATAGCGGGTGCTGCTAGTCATGCCGTCGTTCACTTCTACATTTAAGATTCTGGGTACTGACAATCCTACGAAGAAATAATCTGTCATATAAAAAACACCTCCGCCAAAGTTAGCCTTGGTAAAGCGTTCATTATTCATGTCCAAACCGGTGTCATCCAGGTACTCCAGGTTCAGTTTTGAATAATCGTAATTATAATTGATCATGCCGCCTTGAACACCAAAGGCCAATGTTTTAGTACCGCTGAAAAGTTTGTACGAAAATTCCAATTGAGCTTCCGTATTGCTGTTTACTCCCAGTTGATCATTTACCACCAATAACCCTGTCCCGAAGTCATCACTCACCGAGCTGTGAAGAGATAACATGTTCGTTAATGGTGCTCCTTCTATGCCAGCCCACTGTTTACGGCTAATAATGTTCGCATTAAAATTATTATAAACCCCTGCATAGGCTGGGTTAATCATGAACTGATTAAAAGAATACAAATTATATAATGGATCTTGCTGGGCGTAAATTTTCCCTCCCACCAATGTTAGCAGGCTGATCACAGTAATTAATCTCAACTTCATCTTATTATCTTCTTAAAAGGAAAAAACCGTTATAAACCTTGGTGCCATCATTCACCGTGATGACATAGTAGTAGGTGCCATCTGCCAGCTCTTTGCCACCAGAAGTTACACCAGCAAAGTGATTGCTATCATTATCATAACTGGAGGTTTTATAGACTTCATCACCCCAACGGCTGTAGATATATACCTCATTATCAGGGTAAAACTGAATGTTTTTAATCTCTAGAAAGTCGTGCTTACCTATGCTGCCAGAGCTGTTGACTAAGGTAACTGCGTTAATCACCTCAATATCAGGGATATCTTCAAGGCCATTAGATGATAAGGTGGTAATAAAGGTTTGAGCATTTTCACCGCTAATGGTCATTTTGGCACTTTTTGGTCCTGCTGACGTTGGAGTAAACGCCACCCTTAACGTGATACTCTCCCCCGGATTAATAGGCCCTGGAATATCTCCGAGCAAGGCAAAATCATCTCCTTCAATGCTTATATCTGTAATATTCAGCACCGCACTACCTGTATTAGTAATCACCAGTTCCTGTACTTGCTCCTGACCTACAGGTACATCGTTAAAGATAATTGTTCCGCCATTTAGCTGAGGCTGACCTGCGATAATCAATTCTATTTCCGCGGCTACCACATTAATTTCAGCCATGTATTCAGGACTATAATCCACACCATCGCTAACCATAACCGGCACCAGAAGAAGACCCGTATAATCGGTATCGGGAGTCACGGTAATGCCATCAGTAGTATAATTCTCACCAGAATTGACAATCAATTGAAAATCATCCGGGAAGGTGTTGTCTGAGTCGGACACGGTGAAGTCATCGACAGACAGGGTAATCGGTGTATTTATGTCAGTAACCAAAGGCGATTGACCTGTAATTTCAGGACTATCATTCCCTGAAACAGTACCTGTTACTGTGAATACAAAATCTTCATCATTACTAATTACTGTCACTGTTTCTGTAAAGGTACCTTTGTCAGATGCCGTCAGTACGATATCAAAAGTCTGCTCCATACCATCAACTGGCACTATAATAGGCGTGCCAGTAGGCGCATTAAAGGCTGTACCTGTTACACTGATAAAAGAAATACTTAAGTCCGCATCACCAATGTTATTTACAGTAAATGTGCGTGTGATTGCCTCTCCAGGTGTAGTGGTTCCAAAATTCACGGTGCTACCATCTGCAAGTTGAGGGCTTGAGCTGTCGGGTCCGTTAAAAGCGATCAATTTCGGGGCTAACGGGCTGAGTACTTCAGCGCTAATAGGAAAATCAAAGCTGCCTTCGTCAGGATCATTGCTTGTTATGGTTACGGTACCTGAAAACACACCAATAGTGCTGCCATCTAAAACCACACTGAAGGAAGCCATATCACCTGAAGGTATGGCTACTGAATTTATGGGTATTGAAAATACTGATCCGGTAACATTTATATCAGAAATTGTAAGCGTAGCTGAACCCAGGTTTTCCACCAGGAAAGAGTAGGTTAAATCGGTGCCTTGTGGAGTTGTCCCCAAAAATATGGATGATGCCTGACCGTCAAAAATTTCCGGGTCAGCAGCACCTGATCCGTTGTGCACAACTAACTCCGGCTCTGGAGATGCTGTTATGGTACCTTGAATAGGAAAATCAAAGCTCGCCTCATCACTATCATCGCTGGCGATAGTTAAGGTTTCTGAAAATGCACCTGCGGTAGCTCCGCTTAACTCAACTGTAAATGTAGCAGTAGCATTGATGTTTAAAGATGTAGGAGGTGTACTGGTAATACTAAAAGCCGTACCGGAAATGGTTATCCCAGATATATTCAGAACCTCTGTTCCCTGATTTTGGATAGTAAAAGAACGGGTAACATTATTGCCAACTATATCATAACCGAAGTCAATAGCAGTAGACTGATCATCTAAAATCTGAGGGCCACTAGTATTTGCCCCATCATAAACTACAATTTCGCCTGAAGGGCAACTTTCACCAGCATCCGTGATAGTCCAACCATAATTGCTAATTAATTCACTACGAGCTGTTTGAGCTGTACAATAGAACAGTCCATCAGCTCCCAGGGAGAGGCCTGATGGTAATGAAGGATTACTATTCCAACCGATCAGGGTAAGATCATAATTCTCTACAGACAGGCCAGATTGGTTAAGCAAATTAATGATGTTAGTGGCATTGGGGAAGTTCCAGCCATCCAAGGGCTGATCAAATGCTGTGGCGTTGTAAAACATGCCTCCCATATTGACAGCGCTTGCCAAATCCCACTTAGAAATATCCTGGTTAAATGAGGTAGCATATTGAAACATGTTACCCAGAAACTGAGCTTTGCTTACGTCCCAATTACCTATATCTCTATTAAAATCGGTGAAGCTGAACATATTATAAAAGTCAATGACCTTTCCTGTGTTCCAGCCTCCAATGTCTTGATTAAATGCATAGGCCGCACTAAAGGCGCTTCTCATAGAAGTAACATTGGCGGTATTCCAATTATTTAGCGGCTGATTAAATGACGTAGCCCAGTTGAATAAGGACTCTATATTAGTGACTCCGCTTACATCCCAGTTATTCAATGGTTGGTTGAAATCAGCAGCAAAACTAAATACATAGGCCAGGCTGGTAACTTTGGTGATATTCCAGGCATTGATGTTTTGATTAAATCTTGCAGCATTTCTAAACATGCTGGTCATGTTGGTGACATTGCTAACATCCCAGTTGCTGATATTTCCATTAAACGCAGAGGCGGAGTTAAACATTGACTGCATGTTCGCCACCTTGCTTACATCCCAGTTATTGAGGTTCTGATTAAAGACCGTTGCGCCAGAAAACATTTGCCTCATGTTGGTCACACTACCAGTATTCCAGTTATTCAATGGCTGATTAAAAGCAATCGCGCCATTGAACATATCATACATGAACTGCACGTTGCTAACATTCCAGGCATTAATATTCTGATTAAAGGCCGGAGCTACGCTAAACATGGACCTCATATCTATCACACTCCCAGTGTCCCAGCCGCCAATGTCCTGGTTAAAGGCCTGAGCAAACTGAAACATCAATGACATATTCGTAACCTTGGACACATCCCAGGAGCCGATATCCTGATTAAACACGGAAGCCACCCTAAACATCTGCTCCATGTTGGTCACTCTGCCGGTGTTCCAACTGTCTATTTTCTGATCGAAAACTACAGCGTAACTAAACATAAAGCGCATGTTAGTAACATTGGCCGTGTTCCAAGCGCCAATATCGCGGTTAAAGACGGAGGCGCCTCGAAACATGTAAGACATGTCTGTTACGCTGCTTGTGATCCAGTTTCCAATGTTACCATTAAACGCACTGGCACCATCGAACATCATGCTCATGTCAGTAACATTAGAAGTATTCCAGCCATTGAAATTAGCATTTAACGAGGTTGCTCCTCGAAACATAGATGACAGATCTGTTACCTGACTCAGGTTGGGGCTATCGGAAGCATTTATGTTTAGGTTGGTACAGCCTCTAAATGCTGCCCGGAAAGATCGCCAGTTCATATTACCCCAGGCTTCCACAGTGAGAATTTTACGCCTGTCGCCTCCACCATTGAAGTAGATCTGAGGGAAAACACCAGAAATAGTAATGCGATAATTCCCTGGTTTTGGAAGGTCTAA
This genomic interval carries:
- a CDS encoding TetR/AcrR family transcriptional regulator; the protein is MEDLQFVIQGNHNTYIKDPLSSDLGKRILTGSIEMINQLGFEAFTFRKLGKEIGSTEASIYRYFESKHKLLLYLTAWYWAWMEYRLVFGLANISSPIDRLEKAIKVLTEEVTEDESISHIDETLLYQIVINESVKAYFTKEVDQDNKAGVFQGYKQLVARVSAIILEINPDYQYPHMLMSTIIEGGHHQRYFAEHLPRLTDGINDNSCITQFYKDLAFKALGI
- a CDS encoding PorP/SprF family type IX secretion system membrane protein yields the protein MKLRLITVISLLTLVGGKIYAQQDPLYNLYSFNQFMINPAYAGVYNNFNANIISRKQWAGIEGAPLTNMLSLHSSVSDDFGTGLLVVNDQLGVNSNTEAQLEFSYKLFSGTKTLAFGVQGGMINYNYDYSKLNLEYLDDTGLDMNNERFTKANFGGGVFYMTDYFFVGLSVPRILNVEVNDGMTSSTRYKPHYYLSGGWVIKSKSVSEILFKPTFLVRYTSNAQLSADISMNALFANTIWAGVTLRNLNGVAVNTQLQINRKFRFGYSFELSTNKLVRDNYGTHELSLMVELNLSKDQYDIERYF
- a CDS encoding BspA family leucine-rich repeat surface protein; amino-acid sequence: MKSSNLQQWIKNILIVGVLILIRVPVNGQEFITTWQTDNPGSSANNQITIPTAGGGYDYSLVWVEIGDPGNTGSLSDVGGTVTLDLPKPGNYRITISGVFPQIYFNGGGDRRKILTVEAWGNMNWRSFRAAFRGCTNLNINASDSPNLSQVTDLSSMFRGATSLNANFNGWNTSNVTDMSMMFDGASAFNGNIGNWITSSVTDMSYMFRGASVFNRDIGAWNTANVTNMRFMFSYAVVFDQKIDSWNTGRVTNMEQMFRVASVFNQDIGSWDVSKVTNMSLMFQFAQAFNQDIGGWDTGSVIDMRSMFSVAPAFNQNINAWNVSNVQFMYDMFNGAIAFNQPLNNWNTGSVTNMRQMFSGATVFNQNLNNWDVSKVANMQSMFNSASAFNGNISNWDVSNVTNMTSMFRNAARFNQNINAWNITKVTSLAYVFSFAADFNQPLNNWDVSGVTNIESLFNWATSFNQPLNNWNTANVTSMRSAFSAAYAFNQDIGGWNTGKVIDFYNMFSFTDFNRDIGNWDVSKAQFLGNMFQYATSFNQDISKWDLASAVNMGGMFYNATAFDQPLDGWNFPNATNIINLLNQSGLSVENYDLTLIGWNSNPSLPSGLSLGADGLFYCTAQTARSELISNYGWTITDAGESCPSGEIVVYDGANTSGPQILDDQSTAIDFGYDIVGNNVTRSFTIQNQGTEVLNISGITISGTAFSITSTPPTSLNINATATFTVELSGATAGAFSETLTIASDDSDEASFDFPIQGTITASPEPELVVHNGSGAADPEIFDGQASSIFLGTTPQGTDLTYSFLVENLGSATLTISDINVTGSVFSIPINSVAIPSGDMASFSVVLDGSTIGVFSGTVTITSNDPDEGSFDFPISAEVLSPLAPKLIAFNGPDSSSPQLADGSTVNFGTTTPGEAITRTFTVNNIGDADLSISFISVTGTAFNAPTGTPIIVPVDGMEQTFDIVLTASDKGTFTETVTVISNDEDFVFTVTGTVSGNDSPEITGQSPLVTDINTPITLSVDDFTVSDSDNTFPDDFQLIVNSGENYTTDGITVTPDTDYTGLLLVPVMVSDGVDYSPEYMAEINVVAAEIELIIAGQPQLNGGTIIFNDVPVGQEQVQELVITNTGSAVLNITDISIEGDDFALLGDIPGPINPGESITLRVAFTPTSAGPKSAKMTISGENAQTFITTLSSNGLEDIPDIEVINAVTLVNSSGSIGKHDFLEIKNIQFYPDNEVYIYSRWGDEVYKTSSYDNDSNHFAGVTSGGKELADGTYYYVITVNDGTKVYNGFFLLRR